From a single Labrus bergylta chromosome 14, fLabBer1.1, whole genome shotgun sequence genomic region:
- the LOC109998873 gene encoding olfactory receptor 8G17-like, producing MENYTYNSLTLQLEGLNVSKDSLYPAFFFFLFSYLFIMIANLGIAFMVFIDENLHQPMYLLFCNLPFNDIIGNSIMVPRLLMDMLLPPSERLISYSECVVQAFTTHMFGTTSHTVLMIMAFDRYVAICNPLHYTTIMSNRMVMKLTLSAWGVAFALVAILLGLTMRLNRCRSMIMNPYCDNASLFKLSCESVFINNVYGLTFTVVLFTSSIGSIVLTYTKITVVCLMSKNKSLNSKALKTCSTHLFVYLIMMFSGCLVIFLHRYPQYSDYRKLSSILFHIIPGSLNPIIYGVQSTEIRKFLLNIFRHKKVVAS from the coding sequence ATGGAAAACTACACCTACAACAGCTTGACGCTCCAGCTGGAGGGGTTAAATGTCTCCAAGGATTCCCTCTACCctgcctttttcttcttccttttctcctACCTCTTCATCATGATTGCAAATTTAGGTATTGCTTTTATGGTTTTCATTGACGAGAACCTTCACCAgcctatgtacctacttttttGCAACCTTCCTTTTAATGACATCATTGGAAACTCTATCATGGTGCCTCGTCTGCTGATGGACATGTTGCTGCCACCTTCTGAGCGCCTCATCAGTTATTCTGAATGTGTTGTGCAAGCTTTCACCACACACATGTTTGGTACCACATCCCACACAGTGCTTATGATCATGGCCTTTGATAGATACGTGGCCATCTGTAATCCTCTGCACTATACAACAATAATGAGCAACAGAATGGTGATGAAGCTGACACTTTCTGCCTGGGGGGTGGCTTTTGCTTTGGTTGCGATTCTTCTCGGTCTGACCATGCGTCTGAACCGCTGCAGGTCTATGATCATGAATCCTTACTGTGATAATGCCTCCTTGTTTAAACTATCCtgtgaaagtgtttttattaataatgtATACGGCCTCACTTTCACTGTGGTCTTGTTCACATCCTCTATAGGAAGCATTGttctcacatacacaaagatCACAGTAGTTTGTCTGATGAGTAAGAACAAGTCTTTGAACAGTAAAGCCTTAAAGACCTGCAGCACTCACCTCTTTGTGTATCTCATCATGATGTTTAGTGGATGCCTTGTAATCTTTCTGCATCGCTACCCTCAGTACTCAGACTACAGAAAATTGTCAAgtattttatttcatatcaTCCCTGGAAGCCTCAATCCCATTATATACGGCGTACAGTCAACAGAGATTCGGAAATTTTTGTTAAATATCTTTCGGCACAAGAAAGTTGTGGCATCATGA